One region of Polyodon spathula isolate WHYD16114869_AA chromosome 25, ASM1765450v1, whole genome shotgun sequence genomic DNA includes:
- the LOC121300121 gene encoding 40S ribosomal protein S10, with amino-acid sequence MLMPKKNRIAIYELLFKEGVMVAKKDVHLAKHPELADKNVPNLHVMKAMQSLKSTGYVKEQFAWRHFYWYLTNEGIQYLRDFLHLPPEIVPATLRRQTRPETARPRPKGLEGERPARLARGEADRDTYRRSAAPPGADKKAEAGAGAATEFQFRGGFGRGRGQPPQ; translated from the exons ATGTTGATGCCCAAGAAGAACCGCATTGCTATCTATGAGCTCCTCTTCAAGGAGGGCGTCATGGTGGCCAAGAAGGATGTGCACTTGGCCAAGCACCCCGAGCTGGCAGACAAGAACGTGCCCAACCTGCACGTAATGAAGGCCATGCAG TCTCTGAAATCCACCGGCTACGTCAAGGAGCAGTTTGCCTGGCGCCACTTTTACTGGTACCTGACCAATGAGGGCATCCAGTACCTGCGTGACTTCCTGCACCTGCCCCCTGAAATCGTGCCCGCTACCCTCCGGCGCCAGACTCGCCCTGAGACAGCCAGGCCCAGGCCTAAAG GTCTGGAGGGAGAGCGCCCAGCTCGTCTGGCCCGTGGAGAGGCAGACAGAGACACATACAGACGCTCTGCAGCTCCAC CTGGTGCTGATAAGAAGGCAGAGGCTGGTGCTGGAGCAGCAACTGAATTCCAGTTC AGAGGCGGGTTTGGACGTGGCCGTGGACAGCCGCCTCAGTAA